In Drosophila bipectinata strain 14024-0381.07 chromosome 2R, DbipHiC1v2, whole genome shotgun sequence, one genomic interval encodes:
- the Dso2 gene encoding daisho2: MNCLKVCGFFFALIAALATAEAGTQVINAGGHTLIQTSNGQYIRKN; the protein is encoded by the exons ATGAACTGCCTGAAGGTCTGTGGATTTTTCTTTGCGCTTATTGCTGCTCTGGCGACAGCAGAGGCTG GTACTCAAGTGATAAATGCCGGTGGACACACGCTTATCCAAACTAGTAACGGTCAATACATTCGCAAgaactaa
- the Dso1 gene encoding daisho1, protein MKFFQAAALLLAMFAALANAEPVPQPGTVLIQTDNTQYIRTG, encoded by the exons ATGAAATTCTTCCAAGCCGCCGCCCTTCTCCTGGCCATGTTCGCCGCCCTGGCCAACGCCGAGCCCGTTCCCCAAC CTGGAACTGTGCTCATCCAGACCGACAACACCCAGTACATCCGCACCGGCTAG
- the CAH14 gene encoding carbonic anhydrase 7 isoform X2, translating to MVLTENSRFVKCLVSCVISVAFIMHLQSGSMIIQDVMQMAANARFRAKSAHLPSPIHILGPKVFRRRLQFPLKWRHYDLMPEAILLQNNGSTVILTTSTPYLRPEISGGELEGRYKFVEATFKWGLDRSEHCIDSHTFSLEMQALHRCPKKRGPFEYLTISYLFMLMPFANGPLQQISDNLRSIKRPESTIELPPFDLQRLMQPFTGGYYTYQGTYDNGDISMPTIWIVNSQIFGVSPQQMSQFRSLCRHDCSRISTNARQLQPLGDRCVQYHP from the exons ATGGTATTGACAGAGAATTCAAGATTCGTAAAATGCCTCGTGAGCTGTGTCATATCCGTAGCCTTCATCATGCACTTGCAGTCGGGTTCCATGATAATTCAGGATGTTATGCAGATGGCGGCGAATGCCAGGTTCCGCGCCAAGTCGGCTCACCTACCTTCGCCCATTCACATTCTGGGCCCCAAGGTGTTCAGGCGCCGGCTACAGTTTCCTTTAAAATGGAGGCACTATGATCTCATGCCAGAGGCTATTTTACTGCAAAATAATGGGAGCACAGTGATCCTAACTACAAGTACGCCATACCTAAGGCCCGAAATAAGCGGAGGAGAATTGGAAGGAAGATACAAGTTCGTAGAGGCCACCTTCAAGTGGGGCTTAGATCGCTCCGAACACTGCATTGACTCCCATAC ATTTTCCCTGGAAATGCAGGCTCTACATCGTTGTCCTAAAAAAAGAGGACCCTTTGAATATCTGACAATATCGTACTTGTTTATGCTGATGCCTTTCGCAAACGGTCCCCTGCAACAAATCTCCGATAATCTTCGTTCGATTAAGCGCCCAGAATCGACCATTGAACTGCCGCCCTTTGACCTGCAACGGCTAATGCAACCGTTTACAGGAGGCTACTACACCTACCAGGGCACCTATGACAACGGGGATATCTCGATGCCCACCATTTGGATTGTTAATTCTCAGATCTTCGGGGTCAGTCCTCAACAGATGTCCCAGTTCCGATCCCTCTGCCGCCATGACTGTAGCAGGATAAGCACCAATGCCCGCCAACTGCAGCCCCTGGGCGACCGTTGTGTTCAGTATCATCCTTAA
- the CAH14 gene encoding carbonic anhydrase 7 isoform X1, translating into MQILFALFSFIASCWWKLYYCFCHIMVLTENSRFVKCLVSCVISVAFIMHLQSGSMIIQDVMQMAANARFRAKSAHLPSPIHILGPKVFRRRLQFPLKWRHYDLMPEAILLQNNGSTVILTTSTPYLRPEISGGELEGRYKFVEATFKWGLDRSEHCIDSHTFSLEMQALHRCPKKRGPFEYLTISYLFMLMPFANGPLQQISDNLRSIKRPESTIELPPFDLQRLMQPFTGGYYTYQGTYDNGDISMPTIWIVNSQIFGVSPQQMSQFRSLCRHDCSRISTNARQLQPLGDRCVQYHP; encoded by the exons aTGCAAATCTTATTTGCGTTGTTTTCGTTTATAGCCTCTTGTTGGTGGAAgctatattattgtttttgccACATTATGGTATTGACAGAGAATTCAAGATTCGTAAAATGCCTCGTGAGCTGTGTCATATCCGTAGCCTTCATCATGCACTTGCAGTCGGGTTCCATGATAATTCAGGATGTTATGCAGATGGCGGCGAATGCCAGGTTCCGCGCCAAGTCGGCTCACCTACCTTCGCCCATTCACATTCTGGGCCCCAAGGTGTTCAGGCGCCGGCTACAGTTTCCTTTAAAATGGAGGCACTATGATCTCATGCCAGAGGCTATTTTACTGCAAAATAATGGGAGCACAGTGATCCTAACTACAAGTACGCCATACCTAAGGCCCGAAATAAGCGGAGGAGAATTGGAAGGAAGATACAAGTTCGTAGAGGCCACCTTCAAGTGGGGCTTAGATCGCTCCGAACACTGCATTGACTCCCATAC ATTTTCCCTGGAAATGCAGGCTCTACATCGTTGTCCTAAAAAAAGAGGACCCTTTGAATATCTGACAATATCGTACTTGTTTATGCTGATGCCTTTCGCAAACGGTCCCCTGCAACAAATCTCCGATAATCTTCGTTCGATTAAGCGCCCAGAATCGACCATTGAACTGCCGCCCTTTGACCTGCAACGGCTAATGCAACCGTTTACAGGAGGCTACTACACCTACCAGGGCACCTATGACAACGGGGATATCTCGATGCCCACCATTTGGATTGTTAATTCTCAGATCTTCGGGGTCAGTCCTCAACAGATGTCCCAGTTCCGATCCCTCTGCCGCCATGACTGTAGCAGGATAAGCACCAATGCCCGCCAACTGCAGCCCCTGGGCGACCGTTGTGTTCAGTATCATCCTTAA
- the LOC122321192 gene encoding luciferin 4-monooxygenase, producing MAATKYDSFEKIWSGPKDKEYYGPDMTLGEVALIILRLYSDKVMQVFDPTGEQLTGGQLLEQSRRLAHSFQRLKLQRGDVVGISARNTTYLTEVVIAALLNGTPINPLHPEFDSETTAYMYEVTKPKVIFCDLDNYETLKAVKSSLKFETELILLTGTIPGVRNVQDLLADDGTEYNERTLFACPNLSGDDTAFIITSSGVTGLPKGVTRSHRSLLNSAKIPQLFTSETVLFCFSPLYWISCIFTMLASLVNGCRRIITNRPYSVEYFAELVERHQVSFVLTVPHQMAMLAKSPQRIELAARMQSVKSFVCSGSKVPVSIWRQLYELLGADRFAVLYGLSEVGGISKNVGGPLGCEGKLLRNIQVRLVDGQGHALGPNQTGEILVKLNFRWGGYYHNPQDTQTIVTPDGKWLLTGDHGYFDDDGCLHFQTRDTDVFKYNHFPIYPKQIEDVILHLSGVHEVAVFGIPDEVSTNLTACAVVREENQLGEKLTDRDVKAIVEQHLSEAFHIRGGVFFVDTLPKTQNQKIQRRRIWPELSEATTHL from the exons ATGGCGGCCACCAAGTACGATAGCTTTGAAAAAATATGGTCGGGACCGAAGGACAAGGAGTACTACGGGCCGGACATGACCCTGGGGGAGGTGGCCCTGATAATCCTACGCCTTTACTCGGACAAAGTGATGCAGGTCTTCGATCCCACGGGTGAGCAGCTAACCGGAGGACAGCTTTTGGAGCAGAGTCGCCGGCTGGCCCATAGTTTTCAGAGGCTCAAGCTGCAGCGCGGCGATGtggttggaatctcggccagGAATACAACATATCTCACCGAAGTGGTCATCGCAGCTCTGCTGAACGGCACTCCTATTAACCCTCTGCATCCGGAATTCGATTCGG AAACCACGGCCTATATGTACGAGGTCACCAAGCCCAAGGTCATTTTCTGCGACCTGGACAACTATGAGACCTTGAAGGCGGTGAAAAGTAGTCTCAAATTCGAAACGGAACTCATCCTCCTAACCGGAACCATTCCTGGGGTGCGTAATGTTCAGGATCTTCTGGCAGACGATGGCACAGAGTACAACGAAAGAACACT CTTTGCCTGCCCGAACCTGAGCGGCGACGACACGGCCTTCATCATCACCTCCTCGGGCGTAACCGGTTTGCCCAAAGGGGTGACGCGTTCGCACCGCAGTCTCCTGAACAGTGCCAAGAT TCCCCAGCTCTTCACCTCGGAGACGGTACTCTTCTGCTTCAGCCCGCTCTACTGGATCAGCTGCATCTTCACGATGCTCGCTTCGCTGGTGAATGGATGTCGTCGGATCATAACCAACCGTCCCTACAGCGTGGAGTACTTCGCAGAGCTTGTGGAGCGACATCAGGTCAGTTTCGTACTCACGGTGCCCCACCAAATGGCCATGTTGGCCAAGAGTCCCCAGCGAATAGAGCTGGCAGCTAGGATGCAGTCCGTCAAGTCATTCGTGTGCAGTGGATCGAAGGTTCCCGTGAGTATTTGGCGGCAGTTGTACGAGCTTCTGGGAGCAGACAGGTTTGCGGTGCTGTATGGTCTGTCGGAGGTCGGCGGCATTTCCAAGAATGTGGGGGGGCCGCTGGGTTGCGAGGGAAAGCTTCTGCGAAACATTCAGGTGCGCCTCGTCGATGGGCAGGGGCATGCCTTGGGTCCCAACCAGACGGGGGAGATTCTGGTGAAATTGAACTTCCGATGGGGTGGCTACTATCACAATCCCCAGGATACTCAGACGATCGTCACTCCCGACGGAAAATGGCTGCTGACTGGAGATCACGGCTACTTCGACGACGATGGCTGCTTGCACTTCCAAACCCGGGACACGGACGTCTTCAAATACAACCACTTCCCCATCTACCCGAAGCAGATCGAGGACGTGATACTCCACCTGTCAGGTGTCCACGAAGTGGCGGTATTCGGGATACCGGACGAGGTCTCCACCAATCTCACCGCCTGCGCCGTAGTCCGCGAAGAAAACCAGTTGGGAGAGAAACTCACGGATAGGGACGTCAAGGCGATCGTTGAGCAGCATCTAAGCGAGGCGTTCCACATAAGAGGTGGTGTTTTCTTCGTAGACACTCTCCCGAAGACCCAAAACCAAAAGATCCAACGCAGGCGAATCTGGCCCGAACTAAGCGAGGCAACTACCCATTTGTGA
- the LOC108122947 gene encoding luciferin 4-monooxygenase: MSCEVHYDAASRTWFGPRGKDFYGPEMTLGEVIMRVLQINADQVMQHCDPTGQQLTGSQLAQQSARIAQAFKRLGLRRGDVVGISANNSTYLTSVVIAALLRGIPINPLHPEFTEETVKYMYDITQPRIIFCDVENYSVIHSVNEKLAYPARLYLVNGKIEGVLDVSELLNEDESITAAAYVPCPKLHGDHTAFIVCSSGTTGMPKGVTRSHRSLLCNCKNPNTYTRDSILLSFSPLYWISGTIILLASLLNGCRRIITNRPYSVQYLLQLVVNHKVTFIFLASHQIALLSKYDTDPMKLKAQLQSVRVLIGAGSKVCKAVSRRMYDLIGSQRFIVGYGLSEMGGLSKNVGGPLGCEGKVMRNVELRVLDKLKMPLGINEVGIVYARLRYKWEGYYRNPEATRKALSSDGMWFRTGDIGYLDSEGHLYIQTRDTDVFKFNNFQIYPEQIEEFILQLPGVSEACVFGVPDDVSTNLTACAVVRNKSLEGERLQADHIRDVVERHLSGAYHIRGGIYFVDSLPKTSNDKLQRRKVWGLIQKLELKAH; this comes from the exons ATGAGCTGTGAAGTGCACTACGATGCCGCCTCGCGGACCTGGTTTGGGCCGCGGGGCAAGGACTTTTACGGCCCGGAGATGACCCTGGGCGAGGTCATTATGCGTGTCCTGCAGATCAATGCCGACCAGGTGATGCAGCACTGTGATCCCACTGGCCAACAACTCACTGGCAGCCAGCTGGCCCAGCAAAGTGCCCGCATAGCACAGGCGTTTAAGCGACTTGGGCTACGACGTGGCGATGTGGTGGGGATCTCGGCCAACAACTCCACCTATCTGACCAGTGTGGTTATTGCGGCTTTGTTGCGGGGTATCCCCATCAACCCTCTGCATCCGGAGTTTACAGAAG AGACTGTCAAGTATATGTACGACATTACCCAACCAAGAATTATCTTCTGCGATGTGGAAAACTACTCCGTCATCCATTCGGTAAATGAGAAACTGGCCTACCCCGCGAGACTTTACTTGGTCAATGGAAAAATCGAGGGGGTGCTCGATGTCAGTGAACTTCTCAACGAAGATGAGTCAATCACAGCAGCAGC CTATGTGCCCTGTCCAAAGTTGCACGGAGACCACACTGCCTTCATTGTTTGCTCCTCGGGAACTACGGGAATGCCAAAGGGAGTCACCCGCTCTCACAGAAGCTTGCTCTGCAATTGTAAAAA TCCAAACACCTACACCAGAGACAGCATACTGTTGTCGTTTAGTCCTCTCTACTGGATATCCGGAACCATTATCCTTCTGGCCTCTCTCCTCAACGGCTGTCGGCGCATCATCACCAACCGGCCATACAGTGTTCAGTATTTGCTGCAACTGGTGGTCAACCATAAGGTGACCTTCATATTCCTGGCCTCCCACCAAATAGCCCTGCTCTCCAAGTACGACACCGATCCGATGAAGCTCAAGGCTCAACTCCAATCCGTAAGGGTCCTAATTGGGGCAGGCTCCAAGGTTTGCAAGGCAGTCTCCCGAAGGATGTACGACCTGATTGGCAGCCAAAGGTTTATCGTGGGCTACGGCCTGTCCGAGATGGGGGGTCTGAGCAAGAACGTGGGTGGGCCCTTGGGCTGCGAGGGAAAGGTGATGCGCAACGTGGAGCTGCGGGTTTTAGACAAGCTGAAGATGCCACTGGGCATCAACGAGGTGGGTATTGTCTATGCCAGACTCCGGTACAAATGGGAAGGCTACTACCGAAATCCGGAAGCCACTCGAAAGGCTTTGAGCTCGGATGGCATGTGGTTTCGCACTGGAGACATTGGCTATCTGGACAGCGAGGGCCACTTGTACATTCAGACGCGGGACACCGACGTCTTTAAGTTCAACAATTTCCAAATCTACCCGGAGCAGATCGAGGAGTTTATCCTGCAGCTTCCGGGTGTCAGCGAGGCCTGTGTCTTTGGCGTACCCGACGACGTGTCCACCAATCTGACGGCCTGTGCCGTGGTCCGCAACAAGAGCCTGGAAGGGGAGCGCCTGCAGGCGGACCACATCCGGGACGTTGTGGAAAGGCATTTGAGCGGAGCCTACCACATCCGGGGAGGGATCTACTTTGTGGACAGCCTGCCCAAGACCTCCAACGACAAGCTCCAGAGACGCAAGGTCTGGGGCCTCATCCAGAAGCTGGAGCTGAAGGCTCATTGA